One genomic region from Elusimicrobiota bacterium encodes:
- a CDS encoding M23 family metallopeptidase — MIKRLIKIFVASFFVFAFFNILKTADSQSFASKSVQPQQVDSTKLLVSDLDMRLAHLQKRVTGASFFIGKVKRKENLWKIARKRGYTVHSILGCNPQMETYDVKIDQRILIPSRGGTLHQIQKGDTWKLIAERYDIEVSELHRFNGGVKKLKKGEFIFVPGRMPDIDLINQSLREKYELRELFVSPLGGRLSSSFGKRRHPVTGKPSFHGGIDIAVPEGTWVGASADGVVTFAGNDAGHYGKAIFIRHQNGYETHYGHLSKIYVKSGQRVQARKLIARSGSTGRSTGPHLHFTIKRNGKSIDPLKFLW; from the coding sequence ATGATTAAACGGTTGATAAAAATATTTGTTGCTTCGTTCTTTGTATTCGCTTTTTTTAATATTTTGAAAACTGCTGATTCTCAAAGCTTTGCATCAAAATCAGTTCAACCGCAGCAAGTTGACAGCACAAAGCTTCTTGTAAGTGATTTGGATATGCGGCTTGCGCATCTGCAAAAACGTGTAACCGGCGCAAGTTTTTTTATAGGAAAAGTAAAAAGAAAAGAAAATCTTTGGAAAATAGCGCGTAAAAGGGGCTACACCGTTCATTCAATTCTTGGATGCAATCCGCAAATGGAAACTTATGATGTTAAAATTGATCAGCGTATTCTTATTCCTTCCAGAGGAGGCACCCTTCATCAGATTCAAAAAGGAGATACCTGGAAACTAATAGCGGAGCGTTATGACATTGAAGTAAGTGAATTACATAGGTTTAACGGAGGAGTGAAGAAATTAAAAAAAGGCGAATTTATTTTTGTCCCAGGGCGAATGCCGGACATTGATCTAATTAATCAAAGTTTGAGGGAAAAATATGAGTTGCGCGAACTTTTTGTTTCGCCTCTCGGAGGAAGGTTAAGCAGTTCTTTCGGGAAACGCCGCCATCCTGTTACCGGGAAACCTAGTTTTCACGGAGGGATAGATATTGCGGTTCCTGAAGGTACCTGGGTAGGCGCGTCAGCAGACGGAGTCGTTACTTTTGCAGGAAATGATGCGGGGCACTACGGCAAAGCTATTTTCATCAGGCATCAGAACGGGTATGAAACGCATTATGGGCACTTGTCTAAAATATATGTAAAAAGCGGGCAAAGGGTTCAAGCCCGAAAACTGATAGCAAGAAGCGGATCCACGGGGCGTTCTACCGGACCGCATCTGCATTTCACGATAAAAAGAAACGGCAAATCCATTGACCCGCTGAAATTCCTTTGGTGA